The following proteins come from a genomic window of Excalfactoria chinensis isolate bCotChi1 chromosome 6, bCotChi1.hap2, whole genome shotgun sequence:
- the LOC140254448 gene encoding uncharacterized protein: MWVSLPGASVAGRDREAWKWACTHPKGASQLQSFVLAVTGDREEREASGARLQLRGLEDCRVKTIGAAFGKREKDGRQNYRFSLSRQVVESCGPGILKLGPQHSQWNNHHKATEAREMNSRIFFHIGKGDEQQYFLFTSAREPNSRIFFTSRSVAEHRLRQGGRRGASRQTRRSATRKPVGMRIRRHQESKSIKQKNKEDGPDGSSCAKSKADSTAFLHLYNIK; this comes from the exons ATGTGGGTTTCATTGCCGGGGGCGTCCGTCGCAGGCCGGGACCGAGAAGCGTGGAAATGGGCGTGCACGCATCCAAAAGGAGCTTCTCAACTTCAGTCGTTTGTTCTAGCT GTGACAGGAGACCGGGAGGAGCGCGAGGCCTCCGGAGCTCGTCTTCAATTGCGA ggaCTGGAGGACTGCAGGGTAAAGACGATCGGCGCAGCTTTTGGGAAACGTGAGAAGGACGGCCGGCAGAACTACAGGTTTTCACTCTCCAGACAGGTTGTGGAGTCGTGTGGTCCCGGGATACTCAAGTTGGGCCCGCAGCATTCGCAATGGAATAACCATCACAAAGCCACGGAAGCAAGGGAgatgaacagcaggattttctttcacatcggcaagggagatgaacagcaatattttctgttcaCATCGGCAAGGGAGCcgaacagcaggatttttttcacATCGCGTTCTGTAGCGGAGCATCGGCTTCGACAGGGAGGACGGAGGGGAGCGAGCCGTCAGACGAGAAGGTCGGCCACCCGGAAGCCCGTCGGGATGAGGATACGGCGTCACCAG GAAAGCAAGTCAATTaagcagaagaataaagaagatggTCCTGATGGTTCTTCTTGTGCCAAGTCAAAGGCTGACTCCACTGCTTTTCTACATTTGTATAACattaaataa